In one window of Pagrus major chromosome 12, Pma_NU_1.0 DNA:
- the gtf3c4 gene encoding general transcription factor 3C polypeptide 4 has translation MAAASPSDAVHSLPTNVAIKTEPETEDGPLFVPDNVPVKREPVVPLLSPVSGQQPLAWSQDHRLAVCTTSSLSLMELVCDVHSNKQDLTLHRTSIPVPNEAYKMRVGPAAELAQAMEKFATHPDPAVRQVFLADTVMNPAVGVQKGIKYASWSSLGCDSSGRCLLACLTLDNRLTIHNSHKRLEWNMLVDLTKKYSERLKERGYTKKDNKPPQANLLDFDELQRRFRMQTPLRMEWSSVYTIKQVQTDNTCVDMEMVLLAVLMENGDLVLWKFVLPFLNGADVIFYDIIESGVTRPSDLAWWEYESADRRMSGLIVGSEVGPVKIMPVSLSGVKGYFTLRHPVILWKECDEIAVENIKCVPMIHPIQKSSCSLIVASRGCYVFWCLLMISPAGLNVHNSHVAGLHSLPVVSLAVSQHGVTVYTCSTDGWIKKLTPTFTENTLIFKQEDMLQPENVTGRRIHGIAVSRNGAYIALASTQGMVDDFHPINRTYQVHFVTLKTPKMATALLLKSPTQNLYKMTDLLDLIRWQILKNKCIPASLLEELDRKIQEVDSPYFWRFKLFLVRMLYQSLQTPPTDNRWKPTHEESKVFVRDEEEEDGKDEEDAPQEEGEPGGVKQEANQEEQMAEVQAWINAVETHLMRENIKKVLGVVYLNTWITQNTSIPTCGLVEYLSKDTNDRASEVLIGHIKKKMNKQTFLERCSLCQAALPFSDHKQAVCKNGHMWLRCVLSYQACQTLTFRRCLLLDSIARLPQPEDPEWIKKLLQAPCTLCDSPMI, from the exons ATGGCGGCCGCCAGTCCGTCAGATGCAGTGCATTCACTGCCCACAAATGTAGCTATTAAGACCGAGCCAGAGACCGAGGACGGTCCACTCTTCGTTCCGGATAATGTGCCTGTTAAGCGGGAGCCCGTCGTCCCGCTCCTGTCCCCGGTCAGCGGGCAGCAGCCGCTCGCCTGGTCGCAGGACCACCGCCTGGCTGTCTGCACCACCAGCTCCCTGTCGCTGATGGAGCTGGTGTGCGATGTACACAGCAACAAACAGGACCTGACGCTGCACAGGACCTCCATACCCGTCCCCAACGAAGCATACAAAATGCGG GTAGGACCAGCAGCGGAGCTAGCTCAAGCAATGGAGAAGTTCGCCACACATCCAGACCCCGCAGTAAGGCAAGTTTTTTTGGCCGACACAGTGATGAACCCAGCGGTAGGAGTGCAGAAAGGAATAAAATATGCCAGTTGGTCTTCGTTAGGTTGCGACTCAAGTGGACGCTGTCTGCTCGCTTGCCTAACGCTTGATAACAGACTCACCATTCATAACAGCCATAAGCGTCTCGAGTGGAACATGCTCGTCGATCTCACCAAAAAGTACAGTGAGAGGCTAAAAGAGCGGGGCTATACCAAAAAAGACAACAAGCCCCCACAGGCAAACCTGCTGGACTTTGACGAGCTGCAGCGGCGTTTCCGTATGCAGACTCCTCTGAGAATGGAGTGGTCGAGCGTTTACACGATCAAACAGgttcagacagacaacacatgCGTAGACATGGAGATGGTCCTCCTCGCCGTCTTAATGGAAAATGGTGACCTTGTGTTGTGGAAGTTTGTGTTGCCCTTCCTAAACGGGGCAGATGTCATATTTTATGATATCATCGAGTCAGGTGTGACTAGACCGAGTGACCTGGCCTGGTGGGAGTATGAAAGCGCAGATCGCCGGATGAGTGGACTGATCGTCGGCAGTGAAGTGGGACCTGTCAAGATCATGCCGGTCAGCCTGTCTGGGGTGAAGGGCTACTTCACCCTCCGACACCCTGTCATCCTCTGGAAGGAGTGCGACGAGATCGCTgttgaaaacatcaaatgtgtCCCGATGATCCACCCGATCCAGAAATCCAGTTGCAGCCTCATTGTGGCCTCACGCGGCTGCTATGTCTTTTGGTGTTTGCTCATGATTTCGCCGGCTGGACTAAATGTACACAACTCGCATGTGGCGGGGCTGCACTCGCTCCCTGTGGTCTCGCTAGCAGTCAGTCAACATGGTGTCACGGTGTACACATGTTCCACAGATGGGTGGATTAAAAAGCTGACGCCAACATTTACAGAGAACACTTTGATTTTTAAACAAGAGGACATGCTTCAACCGGAAAATGTTACAGGGAGGAGGATACATGGGATTGCGGTGAGCCGCAATGGAGCGTATATTGCGCTTGCCAGCACACAAGGTATGGTTGACGACTTTCATCCCATTAACAGGACCTACCAGGTTCACTTTGTGACCCTGAAAACGCCAAAAATGGCCACAGCACTGCTGCTCAAGTCCCCCACACAGAACTTGTACAAAATGACCGACCTGCTTGACCTCATCAGGTGGCAAATTTTGAAGAACAAGTGCATCCCTGCATCGCTACTGGAAGAGCTTGATCGAAAGATCCAGGAAGTAGACTCACCCTACTTTTGGCGTTTCAAGCTCTTTTTGGTGCGTATGCTGTACCAGTCACTACAGACACCTCCTACAGACAACCGCTGGAAGCCCACACACGAGGAGAGCAAGGTGTTTGTCAgggacgaggaagaggaggatggaaaAGACGAAGAAGATGCCCCACAAGAAGAAGGCGAGCCTGGTGGAGTAAAACAGGAGGCCAATCAGGAGGAGCAGATGGCGGAGGTGCAGGCTTGGATCAATGCTGTTGAGACCCACCTGATGAGAGAAAACATAAAGAAGGTGCTGGGGGTGGTGTATCTCAACACCTGGATTACTCAGAACACCAGCATACCCACCTGTGGCCTGGTGGAGTACCTCTCCAAGGACACTAACGACAGAGCTTCAGAG GTCCTGATTGGCCACATCAAGAAAAAGATGAACAAGCAGACGTTCTTGGAGCGCTGCAGCCTGTGTCAGGCGGCGCTGCCCTTCTCGGACCACAAACAAGCAGTCTGTAAAAATGGTCACATGTGGCTCAG GTGTGTGTTGTCATACCAGGCCTGCCAGACGCTGACGTTCAGACGTTGCCTCCTGCTGGATAGCATCGCCAGACTGCCACAGCCTGAGG